In a genomic window of Nyctibius grandis isolate bNycGra1 chromosome 4, bNycGra1.pri, whole genome shotgun sequence:
- the EMX2 gene encoding homeobox protein EMX2 isoform X2 has product MFQPTPKRCFTIESLVAKDSPLPASRSEDPIRPAALSYANSSPMNPFLNGFHSTGRGVYSNPDLVFAEAVSHPPNPAVPVHPVPPPHALAAHPLPASHSTHPLFASQQRDPSTFYPWLIHRYRYLGHRFQGKSLVSEQTDKVQAAKVGRRRFRLTTEEKRDSSH; this is encoded by the exons ATGTTTCAGCCCACACCCAAGCGGTGTTTCACCATCGAGTCGCTGGTGGCCAAAGACAGCCCCTTGCCCGCGTCTCGCTCCGAGGATCCGATCCGGCCGGCGGCGCTCAGCTATGCCAATTCCAGCCCGATGAACCCTTTTCTCAACGGCTTCCACTCCACTGGCAGGGGGGTCTACTCCAACCCGGACTTGGTCTTTGCAGAGGCCGTCTCCCACCCGCCTAACCCGGCCGTGCCGGTCCATCCCgttccccctccccacgcccTGGCCGCCCACCCGCTGCCCGCTTCGCACTCCACGCACCCGCTCTTCGCCTCGCAGCAAAGGGACCCCTCCACCTTCTACCCCTGGCTAATACACCGCTACCGGTATCTGGGCCACAGGTTCCAAG GTAAAAGTTTGGTTTCAGAACAGACGGACAAAGTTCAAGCGGCAAAAGTTGGAAGAAGAAGGTTCAGActcacaacagaagaaaaaagggactCATCACATTAA
- the EMX2 gene encoding homeobox protein EMX2 isoform X1 yields MFQPTPKRCFTIESLVAKDSPLPASRSEDPIRPAALSYANSSPMNPFLNGFHSTGRGVYSNPDLVFAEAVSHPPNPAVPVHPVPPPHALAAHPLPASHSTHPLFASQQRDPSTFYPWLIHRYRYLGHRFQGNETSPESFLLHNALARKPKRIRTAFSPSQLLRLEHAFEKNHYVVGAERKQLAHSLSLTETQVKVWFQNRRTKFKRQKLEEEGSDSQQKKKGTHHINRWRIATKQASPEEIDVTSDD; encoded by the exons ATGTTTCAGCCCACACCCAAGCGGTGTTTCACCATCGAGTCGCTGGTGGCCAAAGACAGCCCCTTGCCCGCGTCTCGCTCCGAGGATCCGATCCGGCCGGCGGCGCTCAGCTATGCCAATTCCAGCCCGATGAACCCTTTTCTCAACGGCTTCCACTCCACTGGCAGGGGGGTCTACTCCAACCCGGACTTGGTCTTTGCAGAGGCCGTCTCCCACCCGCCTAACCCGGCCGTGCCGGTCCATCCCgttccccctccccacgcccTGGCCGCCCACCCGCTGCCCGCTTCGCACTCCACGCACCCGCTCTTCGCCTCGCAGCAAAGGGACCCCTCCACCTTCTACCCCTGGCTAATACACCGCTACCGGTATCTGGGCCACAGGTTCCAAG GGAATGAAACCAGCCCGGAGAGCTTCCTATTGCACAATGCACTGGCCAGGAAACCCAAACGGATCCGTACAGCTTTCTCCCCATCCCAATTACTGAGACTGGAACATGCCTTTGAGAAGAACCATTATGTAGtaggagcagagagaaaacagctggCACACAGCCTCAGCCTCACGGAAACTCAG GTAAAAGTTTGGTTTCAGAACAGACGGACAAAGTTCAAGCGGCAAAAGTTGGAAGAAGAAGGTTCAGActcacaacagaagaaaaaagggactCATCACATTAACCGGTGGAGAATCGCCACCAAACAAGCCAGTCCAGAGGAAATCGACGTCACGTCGGACGATTAA